The following are from one region of the Terriglobia bacterium genome:
- a CDS encoding HD domain-containing protein, which produces MGVKNDNFRRLLLTFQALSELGSEMTAETDFVERARRILSCVMEAADARQAALFVLRDKPAVLATVAARGFISFPEPAVIPLLPKHVYALNNVRSPLLISRASWEQYLSANGNVAPELFQCITPLRVGGKLVGMIALGRRDEDAAYAEDDLQAIDMMAHYVALAVHNHVLSESLAQRVSDHLKLLASVHSFYDTALETFANAIDIKHVNVRGHSLRVGRYAAGIAEAMGMDQADVSGLRAAGFLHDIGKVAVDKRLFAKPSALDEEEFREMADHTLVGHQIVQGVEFPWPKVPEVVRSHHERADRSGYPDRLTGEEITMPARITAVADSFDAMTSERPYRPGRGVGETLSEIVRIAPYKYDVNAVQSLLVQVRRDAVGRREHRFLDERMLCDIGPADIDVLASALNHKITHGRIYSA; this is translated from the coding sequence ATGGGGGTCAAGAACGACAATTTTCGGCGCCTTCTGCTCACCTTCCAGGCCCTGAGCGAACTCGGCTCGGAGATGACGGCGGAGACTGACTTTGTGGAACGTGCGCGCCGCATTCTTTCCTGCGTCATGGAGGCGGCGGACGCGCGCCAGGCTGCGCTGTTCGTTCTCCGCGACAAGCCCGCGGTGTTGGCGACGGTGGCCGCGCGCGGGTTCATTTCGTTTCCCGAGCCGGCCGTCATACCTCTGTTGCCCAAGCACGTTTATGCGCTGAACAACGTGCGCTCGCCGTTGCTGATTTCGCGCGCTTCGTGGGAACAATACCTGAGCGCCAACGGCAACGTGGCGCCGGAGCTATTCCAATGCATCACGCCGCTGCGGGTGGGCGGCAAGCTGGTGGGCATGATCGCGCTGGGACGTCGCGACGAAGACGCGGCGTACGCGGAAGACGATCTCCAGGCGATCGATATGATGGCGCATTACGTGGCGCTGGCGGTGCACAACCACGTGCTGTCGGAGTCGCTGGCGCAGCGAGTTTCCGATCACCTGAAGCTGCTGGCGTCGGTGCACAGTTTTTACGACACCGCACTGGAGACCTTCGCCAACGCGATTGACATCAAGCACGTGAACGTTCGCGGGCACTCGCTGCGCGTGGGGCGCTACGCGGCCGGGATCGCCGAAGCCATGGGGATGGACCAGGCGGACGTGTCCGGACTGCGCGCGGCGGGCTTCCTGCACGATATCGGCAAGGTGGCGGTGGACAAGCGCCTGTTTGCCAAGCCGAGCGCGCTGGATGAAGAAGAATTCCGCGAGATGGCGGACCACACGCTGGTGGGGCACCAGATCGTTCAGGGCGTGGAGTTTCCGTGGCCGAAGGTGCCGGAGGTGGTGCGGTCGCATCACGAGCGGGCGGACCGCAGCGGATATCCTGACCGGCTGACGGGAGAGGAAATCACGATGCCGGCGCGGATCACCGCCGTTGCCGACAGCTTCGACGCCATGACCAGCGAGCGTCCGTATCGGCCGGGCAGGGGCGTGGGCGAAACGCTGAGCGAGATCGTGCGCATTGCGCCGTACAAGTACGATGTCAACGCGGTGCAGTCGCTGCTGGTGCAGGTGCGGCGCGATGCGGTGGGGCGCCGGGAGCATCGCTTCCTCGATGAACGCATGTTATGCGACATCGGGCCGGCCGACATTGACGTGCTGGCCTCGGCGCTGAATCACAAGATCACGCATGGCAGGATTTACTCCGCGTGA
- a CDS encoding HAD family hydrolase: MSSSPQNNGAQTLLIDADDTLWENNIYFERAIAHFISYLNHREYSPGQVRAVLNQVERECIISHGYGLHSFAHALMRTFEQLAIDPVTPEQHERIRSFAHAIAEHPVEILAGVPETLEYLTARHHLILMTKGDITEQSGKVERSGLKEYFAAVEIVAEKDAGTYSEVVSKYGLAHDATWMIGNSPKSDINPALAAGLNAVFVPHDQTWILEHEEVAQAPQGQKLIVVEKFAGLREHF; this comes from the coding sequence ATGTCCAGTTCTCCCCAGAACAACGGCGCGCAGACGTTGCTCATCGATGCCGATGACACGCTGTGGGAGAACAACATCTATTTCGAGCGGGCGATTGCCCATTTCATTTCGTATCTGAACCACCGCGAGTATTCGCCGGGACAGGTGCGGGCAGTGCTGAACCAAGTGGAGCGCGAGTGCATCATTTCACACGGATATGGGCTGCACAGCTTTGCGCACGCGCTGATGCGGACATTCGAGCAGTTGGCGATCGATCCGGTTACGCCGGAACAGCACGAGCGCATTCGCAGCTTCGCCCATGCCATTGCGGAGCATCCGGTGGAGATCCTGGCGGGCGTGCCGGAGACCTTGGAGTACCTCACGGCGCGGCATCACCTGATCCTGATGACCAAGGGCGACATCACGGAACAATCCGGGAAGGTGGAGCGGTCGGGATTGAAGGAGTATTTCGCGGCGGTGGAGATCGTGGCGGAGAAGGACGCAGGGACGTACAGCGAGGTAGTCTCGAAATACGGGCTGGCGCACGATGCGACGTGGATGATCGGGAACAGCCCGAAGTCGGACATCAATCCGGCGCTGGCGGCGGGGTTGAACGCGGTGTTCGTGCCGCACGATCAGACCTGGATCCTGGAGCATGAGGAAGTGGCGCAGGCGCCGCAGGGGCAGAAGTTGATCGTGGTGGAGAAATTTGCGGGGTTGAGGGAGCACTTTTGA
- a CDS encoding Zn-dependent hydrolase, with the protein MSPLADSQTHRKHAPKTSPTAPKLNVVADLAQRVAKFKPVEMPFDSAGLSARERQLVDKLVEACRYLEDIYWRQSDPDALTLYQQLAGSKDARDQLVRQYIFINASRFDLLEDNQPFVCTHSEAQANGGTCPPMYPGRGFYPHGLTRDQVEQYLKQHPDGKAAIYAPQTVVRWKGNQLDAVSYHVAYRSFLEPAAQALRDAAALADEPQFADFLRLRADALLTDDYYKSDIAWLDLQAPKFDVIFAPYETYDDGLLGVKTSYGAAVLVRNQAESRKLTLYEKYIPDIQDALPLPAEDRPSKRGHQTPMEVMDTPFRAGDLNHGYQAVADNLPNDPRIHQEKGTKKIFFKNFMDARVNVVILPVAKRLMRADQAALASADGYLAGTLLHEISHGLGPSFARKNGKQVDIREAIGPAFNGLEEAKADVVGMFGIKWLVDHGVLPKERLPEFYSSYLAGLFRTIRFGTAEAHGKAEMMEFNYLFQQKAIQRDAGGRYVIDYDRTATAIAALAKELLGDGGDRRSRPRRKLVSEIRRHAGRAEGRARHGCGCPGGHHAQVLISAAGGVK; encoded by the coding sequence ATGTCTCCACTTGCCGACTCGCAGACCCACCGCAAGCACGCGCCGAAAACTTCCCCCACGGCGCCAAAACTCAACGTCGTTGCCGACCTTGCCCAGCGCGTCGCCAAATTCAAGCCCGTGGAAATGCCGTTCGACTCCGCCGGCCTGAGCGCGCGCGAGCGCCAACTGGTTGACAAGCTGGTCGAAGCCTGCCGCTACCTCGAGGATATCTACTGGCGCCAAAGCGACCCTGACGCCCTCACTCTCTACCAGCAACTCGCCGGCAGCAAGGACGCGCGCGACCAACTGGTGCGCCAGTACATTTTCATCAACGCCAGCCGCTTCGACCTGCTCGAAGACAACCAGCCTTTCGTCTGCACGCACTCGGAAGCGCAGGCCAACGGCGGTACATGCCCGCCCATGTATCCCGGACGCGGCTTTTATCCGCACGGCCTAACGCGCGACCAGGTGGAGCAGTATCTCAAGCAGCATCCCGACGGGAAGGCCGCCATTTACGCGCCGCAAACCGTCGTTCGCTGGAAGGGCAATCAGCTCGATGCCGTCTCTTACCACGTTGCCTATCGGTCGTTTCTCGAGCCCGCGGCCCAAGCCTTGCGTGACGCCGCCGCGCTCGCCGACGAGCCGCAGTTCGCCGACTTCCTCCGCCTGCGTGCCGATGCCTTGCTCACCGATGACTACTACAAGAGCGATATCGCCTGGCTCGACCTGCAAGCGCCCAAGTTCGACGTCATCTTCGCGCCCTACGAGACCTACGATGACGGCCTGCTCGGCGTGAAGACCAGTTACGGCGCCGCTGTCCTGGTCCGCAACCAAGCCGAGAGCCGCAAGCTCACGCTCTACGAAAAATACATTCCCGACATCCAGGACGCGCTGCCCCTGCCCGCCGAAGACCGCCCTTCGAAACGCGGCCACCAGACGCCCATGGAAGTCATGGACACGCCCTTCCGCGCCGGCGACCTCAACCATGGCTACCAGGCCGTCGCCGACAATCTTCCCAATGACCCGCGCATCCACCAGGAGAAGGGCACCAAGAAAATCTTCTTCAAGAACTTCATGGACGCGCGGGTCAACGTCGTGATCCTGCCGGTCGCCAAGCGCCTGATGCGTGCCGACCAGGCCGCGCTAGCTTCCGCCGACGGCTATCTCGCAGGCACCCTGCTGCACGAAATTTCCCATGGCCTCGGTCCGTCTTTCGCGCGCAAAAACGGCAAGCAGGTGGACATCCGCGAAGCCATCGGTCCCGCCTTCAACGGGCTGGAAGAAGCCAAGGCCGACGTGGTCGGCATGTTCGGCATCAAATGGCTGGTGGACCACGGCGTGCTGCCCAAGGAGCGCCTGCCGGAGTTTTACTCGTCGTATCTGGCCGGCCTGTTCCGCACCATCCGCTTCGGCACCGCCGAGGCCCACGGTAAGGCTGAAATGATGGAGTTCAACTATCTCTTCCAGCAGAAGGCCATTCAGCGCGACGCCGGCGGCCGCTACGTCATTGATTACGACCGCACCGCCACCGCGATCGCCGCGCTTGCCAAGGAACTGCTTGGAGATGGAGGCGACCGGCGATCGCGCCCGCGCCGAAAACTGGTTTCAGAAATACGGCGCCATGCCGGGAGAGCTGAAGGCCGCGCTCGGCACGGTTGCGGATGTCCCGGTGGACATCACGCCCAAGTTCTCATTTCCGCAGCCGGTGGAGTGAAGTAG